The Enterobacter kobei genome has a segment encoding these proteins:
- a CDS encoding GlxA family transcriptional regulator: MHRIGLIIADHFQMLALSTLTVFEFANLVAEHPFYQPVVYSEHGGTVRSSSGIGVDSTKLTEETLVDTWLVAGVLSPVEDPASPGVIHFLQTTARQARRIAGVCTGAFVLAQAGLLEQKRATTHWAHSQSLASRHPTIQLEDDRIFIIDDTIWTSAGMTAGLDMALGMVEKDLGADIARTVAHRLVMNQRRSGGQKQHSEMLALAPRSDRLQTALEYARHNLRKTLTVEMLADAVHVSARQLSRLFRQETGKSPAKAIEGLRLEAARLMIEQSRLSLDAIARESGFRDRRHMREVFIRGYGIPPQSLRAGR; the protein is encoded by the coding sequence ATGCACCGTATAGGATTAATCATTGCCGATCATTTTCAGATGCTGGCGCTGTCTACGCTGACGGTATTTGAGTTTGCCAATCTGGTGGCTGAACATCCGTTTTACCAGCCGGTGGTCTACTCCGAACACGGAGGAACCGTACGTTCTTCTTCGGGTATCGGCGTGGATTCGACGAAGTTGACTGAGGAAACTCTGGTAGATACCTGGCTGGTAGCAGGCGTGCTTTCACCTGTTGAGGATCCCGCCAGCCCCGGCGTGATTCATTTTCTGCAAACCACCGCCCGTCAGGCACGCAGGATTGCCGGAGTCTGTACCGGTGCATTTGTGCTGGCACAGGCTGGCCTGCTGGAGCAAAAACGTGCCACCACGCACTGGGCACACTCACAGAGCCTGGCATCGCGGCATCCCACGATTCAGCTTGAAGATGATCGTATTTTTATTATTGATGACACTATCTGGACGTCTGCAGGCATGACCGCGGGGCTGGATATGGCGCTTGGTATGGTGGAGAAAGATCTCGGTGCAGATATTGCCCGTACGGTCGCGCATCGCCTGGTGATGAATCAGCGTCGCTCCGGCGGTCAGAAACAGCATTCGGAAATGCTTGCTCTGGCACCGCGCTCAGATCGCCTGCAAACGGCGCTGGAATATGCCCGCCACAATCTGCGCAAAACGCTGACGGTGGAAATGCTTGCCGATGCGGTGCATGTCAGTGCTCGCCAGCTCAGCCGCCTGTTTCGTCAGGAGACAGGCAAATCTCCGGCGAAAGCAATTGAAGGGCTGCGGCTTGAGGCCGCGCGCTTGATGATTGAGCAAAGCCGCCTGTCACTGGATGCCATTGCCCGCGAGTCCGGTTTTCGCGACAGACGGCATATGCGGGAGGTGTTTATTCGCGGGTATGGCATTCCACCTCAGTCGCTTCGCGCAGGGCGTTAA